A genomic window from Phyllopteryx taeniolatus isolate TA_2022b chromosome 2, UOR_Ptae_1.2, whole genome shotgun sequence includes:
- the cngb1a gene encoding cyclic nucleotide-gated cation channel beta-3 isoform X8 has product MQPVPSLGGGWHWTVSRKSIKGDPCRRDLIGCVHILFAFLERVLVSAVILLDVSTKSSHSHSSSEHHIHVVENSAPAPSPGFSWSGGDASGGSLNQSVKVFIMMSWLLKIVPQPPGTTQLHEPNPQTEQKVTIQDESRQEVALSSESRSRRGVVRWMSEGLDKVFPPLVVNENNRQAATEDAAVAAGETPPLGPLHATFAAAHVPLEEVESEHRDAADEEPLPSGTAEAEKQSNSIMGWIGSGLGRLLPRPTQKQEADGDLHDTIQKKREAQLSEQEQQPAAKDGLETKHDKEVGDVSWIPLLENIKKDAGEAVLAQVEKRLRQQRLEAARLAEDAARRAAQEAVRLLEAEHSATIVIQRLPEANEQLPNILEEENEDEPDRCLPEGGAQSSDGPQDVSALSERKDPASSAGQVETGAEVADEGLQLDAGKAVILPEIFTPPGCAPMLSVVDPALSKLSGTANLSADDDDEEESVRGGLKSWSSQGDLLTADVRPASAASVGSVVVQDRLGQLVRLFKGRTERQKDRLVDPDESEQESPATSPSKALPPPTPPEEDKLEPPTTGKEEEEDEPALHFQLLRQAAKILKLPSMPKWLRAIVEFRFPSSIDPFTDLVYVVWLFLVVAAWNWNVWLIPIRWAFPYQTPENLHLWLLADYTCDLIYIVDILLFQPRLQFVSGGDIVVRDQRHKFTICLLVFLHCHHSVFLPHLTLSHNVLFQCDKKAMRENYMTTERFKIDVISLFPMEIFYYWTGVNSLLRFPRLLKYHVFFEFNDRMEAVMKKAYIYRVIRTSTYLLYSLHINACLFYWGSDYEGLGSTKWVYDGKGNAYIRCYYFAVKTLITIGGLPDPTTVFEICFQLINYFVGVFAFSIMIGQMRDVVGAATAGENYYRACMDSTTKYMNSYNIPNPVQNRIKTWYDYTWKSQGMLDEQELLVQLPAKMRLDMAVDVNYSIVSKVALFQGCDRQMVFDMLTRLKSVVYLPGDFVCKKGEIGREMYIIKQGEVQVVGGPDLKTVFVTIRAGSVFGEISLLAGGGGNRRTANVKAHGFANLFILDKKDLAEILVHYPESQKLLRKKAKTMLTKDKKPDEKGGGKDVAQVIPVRPDTPKMFKAALRVTTQAGMEGTFAKLKKSYGQPQDQAPPSTRHHGLAAPPTGSSLVVTVTSPKEGEELLSMEVDSGAEKKMQEDEVDTK; this is encoded by the exons atgcagccagtccccagcctgggtggggggtggcattggaCGGTGTCCAGGAAGTCCATCAAAGGAGACCCATGCAGGCGTGACCTGATTGGTTGCGTACACatcttgtttgcctttttggaGCGTGTGTTGGTGAGTGCAGTAATCCTCTTAGATGTTTCCACTAAATCCTCCCACTCACACTCGTCATCAGAACACCACATCCACGTTGTGGAAAACTCTGCTCCTGCTCCTAGTCCTGGTTTTTCGTGGTCCGGAGGTGATGCTTCTGGAGGGTCACTCAATCAGTCAG TAAAAGTCTTCATCATGATGAGCTGGCTGCTCAAAATTGTTCCTCAGCCCCCCGGGACAACCCAACTCCACGAACCCAACCCCCAAACG gagcAGAAGGTGACAATCCAGGATGAGTCCAGACAGGAAGTGGCGTTGTCATCAGAGAGCAG AAGCAGGAGGGGCGTGGTGCGTTGGATGAGTGAAGGTCTGGACAAGGTGTTTCCACCGCTCGTCGTCAACGAGAACAACCGTCAGGCCGCCACGGAG GATGCTGCGGTAGCAGCAGGTGAGACTCCGCCTTTAGGACCACTTCACGCCACCTTTGCCG CCGCGCATGTCCCGCTAGAGGAGGTGGAGTCCGAGCATCGGGACGCCGCAGACGAGGAGCCCCTCCCGTCCGG GACGGCCGAGGCAGAGAAGCAGTCCAA CAGTATCATGGGATGGATCGGCAGCGGCCTCGGGCGCCTGTTGCCTCGGCCGACGCAAAAGCAG gAAGCAGACGGGGACCTTCACGACA ccattcagaagaaGAGGGAGGCGCAACTGTCGGAGCAGGAACAGCAGCCGGCAGCAAAAGATGGCCTCGAGACGAAGCATGACAAGGAG GTTGGAGATGTGAGTTGGATTCCGCTGCTGGAGAACATCAAGAAGGATGCTGGCGAGGCGGTTCTGGCTCAAGTGGAGAAAAG ACTTCGGCAGCAGCGCCTGGAGGCCGCCCGCCTGGCGGAGGACGCGGCTAGGAGGGCGGCGCAGGAAGCCGTCCGACTGCTGGAGGCGGAACATTCAGCCACGATCGTCATTCAACGTCTGCCCGAGGCTAACGAGCA ACTTCCTAACATCCTGGAGGAGGAAAACGAGGACGAGCCCGA CAGGTGCCTGCCTGAAGGTGGCGCTCAAAGCTCAGACGGACCACAAGACGTCAGCGCCCTTTCTGAGAGGAAAGACCCGGCAAGTTCCGCCGGGCAG GTTGAAACTGGAGCTGAAGTTGCAGATGAAG GTCTGCAACTGGACGCGGGAAAAGCTGTGATCCTCCCTGAGATTTTCACGCCACCAGGCTGCGCCCCCATGCTGAGTGTCGTCGACCCCGCTCTGTCAAAACTCAG CGGGACCGCCAATCTCTCTgctgacgacgacgacgaagaagaGTCAGTAAGGGGAGGACTCAAGTCCTGGTCCAGTCAAGGTGACCTGCTGACTGCAGA CGTCCGTCCGGCATCGGCGGCCAGCGTTGGCAGCGTGGTGGTTCAGGACCGTCTCGGCCAGCTGGTCCGGCTCTTCAAAGGTCGGACTGAACGCCAAAAAGACCGTCTGGTTGACCCAGACGAGTCGGAGCAGGAAAGTCCCGCTACCT CTCCCAGCAAAGCTCTGccacccccaaccccacccGAAGAAGACAAGTTGGAGCCCCCCACCAccggaaaggaagaagaagaagatgagccAGCATTACACTTTCAACTTCTAAGACAGGCTGCTAAAATTCTCAAACTACCCAGCATGCCCAAATGGCTCCGAGCCATTGTGGAATTCCGGTTCCCCTCCAGCATCGACCCGTTCACTG ATTTGGTTTACGTCGTGTGGCTGTTCCTAGTGGTGGCAGCCTGGAACTGGAACGTTTGGCTGATACCCATACGCTGGGCCTTTCCCTACCAGACCCCAGAGAACCTCCACCTGTGGCTCCTGGCCGACTACACCTGCGACCTCATCTACATCGTGGACATCCTGCTCTTCCAACCCCGCTTACAATTTGTCAGCGGGGGAGACATCGTGGTCAGGGACCAAAGACACAAATTCACAATTTGTCTGCTTGTCTTTTTACATTGTCATCATTCAGTCTTCCTTCCTCATCTCACGCTATCCCATAACGTTCTGTTTCAGTGCGACAAAAAAGCCATGAGAGAAAACTACATGACCACGGAGAGGTTCAAG ATAGACGTCATCAGTCTTTTTCCCATGGAGATCTTCTACTACTGGACAGGAGTCAACTCTCTGCTTAGATTCCCTCGTCTGCTTAAg TACCACGTTTTCTTCGAGTTCAATGACAGGATGGAGGCAGTGATGAAGAAGGCCTACATCTACAG GGTGATCCGGACTTCCACCTACCTGCTGTACTCTCTGCACATCAACGCGTGCCTCTTCTACTGGGGCTCCGACTACGAAGGCTTAGGGTCCACCAAGTGGGTGTACGACGGGAAAGGCAATGC GTACATCCGCTGCTACTACTTCGCAGTGAAGACATTGATCACCATTGGCGGACTTCCGGACCCGACCACCGTCTTTGAGATCTGCTTCCAGCTCATCAACTATTTTGTCGGAGTCTTCGCTTTCTCGATCATGATCGGACAA ATGAGGGACGTGGTGGGGGCAGCCACGGCAGGCGAGAACTACTACCGGGCCTGCATGGACAGCACTACCAAGTACATGAACTCTTACAACATTCCCAACCCCGTCCAGAACCGCATCAAGACCTGGTACGACTACACGTGGAAGAGCCAAGGCATGCTAG ACGAGCAGGAGTTGCTGGTGCAGCTTCCCGCCAAAATGAGACTGGACATGGCCGTGGACGTCAACTACTCCATCGTCAGCAAGGTGGCGCTCTTCCAG GGTTGTGATCGTCAGATGGTGTTTGACATGCTGACAAGACTCAAGTCTGTGGTCTACCTGCCAGGAGACTTTGTGTGCAAGAAG ggtGAGATCGGCAGAGAAATGTACATCATCAAGCAGGGCGAGGTCCAAGTGGTTGGCGGGCCAGACCTGAAGACAGTTTTTGTCACCATCAGAGCAGGTTCAGTGTTTGGAGAGATCAG TTTGTTGGCGGGGGGCGGAGGGAACCGCCGCACCGCCAACGTGAAGGCGCATGGATTCGCCAACCTGTTCATCCTGGATAAAAAGGACCTGGCAGAGATCCTGGTCCACTATCCAGAGTCCCAGAAACTTCTCCGCAAGAAGGCCAA GACCATGCTGACCAAGGACAAGAAGCCGGACGAAAAGGGAGGCGGCAAAGACGTCGCCCAGGTCATTCCGGTCCGGCCTGACACGCCCAAAATGTTCAAGGCAGCGCTGAGGGTGACGACGCAGGCGGGAATGGAAGGAACCTTCGCCAAACTCAAGAAGAGCTACGGCCAGCCTCAGGACCAG GCTCCGCCCTCAACTCGACATCACGGCTTGGCGGCCCCGCCCACAGGCAGCTCATTGGTTGTCACCGTGACGTCTCCGAAGGAAGGGGAGGAGCTTCTGTCGATGGAAGTGGATAGTGGAGCAGAGAAGAAGATGCAGGAGGACGAAGTGGACACCAAGTAA
- the cngb1a gene encoding cyclic nucleotide-gated cation channel beta-3 isoform X12, with translation MLLEGHSISQEQKVTIQDESRQEVALSSESRSRRGVVRWMSEGLDKVFPPLVVNENNRQAATEDAAVAAGETPPLGPLHATFAAAHVPLEEVESEHRDAADEEPLPSGTAEAEKQSNSIMGWIGSGLGRLLPRPTQKQEADGDLHDTIQKKREAQLSEQEQQPAAKDGLETKHDKEVSRCPVTVRLACASYSCCAVLQVGDVSWIPLLENIKKDAGEAVLAQVEKRLRQQRLEAARLAEDAARRAAQEAVRLLEAEHSATIVIQRLPEANEQLPNILEEENEDEPDRCLPEGGAQSSDGPQDVSALSERKDPASSAGQVETGAEVADEGLQLDAGKAVILPEIFTPPGCAPMLSVVDPALSKLSGTANLSADDDDEEESVRGGLKSWSSQGDLLTADVRPASAASVGSVVVQDRLGQLVRLFKGRTERQKDRLVDPDESEQESPATSPSKALPPPTPPEEDKLEPPTTGKEEEEDEPALHFQLLRQAAKILKLPSMPKWLRAIVEFRFPSSIDPFTDLVYVVWLFLVVAAWNWNVWLIPIRWAFPYQTPENLHLWLLADYTCDLIYIVDILLFQPRLQFVSGGDIVVRDQRHKFTICLLVFLHCHHSVFLPHLTLSHNVLFQCDKKAMRENYMTTERFKIDVISLFPMEIFYYWTGVNSLLRFPRLLKYHVFFEFNDRMEAVMKKAYIYRVIRTSTYLLYSLHINACLFYWGSDYEGLGSTKWVYDGKGNAYIRCYYFAVKTLITIGGLPDPTTVFEICFQLINYFVGVFAFSIMIGQMRDVVGAATAGENYYRACMDSTTKYMNSYNIPNPVQNRIKTWYDYTWKSQGMLDEQELLVQLPAKMRLDMAVDVNYSIVSKVALFQGCDRQMVFDMLTRLKSVVYLPGDFVCKKGEIGREMYIIKQGEVQVVGGPDLKTVFVTIRAGSVFGEISLLAGGGGNRRTANVKAHGFANLFILDKKDLAEILVHYPESQKLLRKKAKTMLTKDKKPDEKGGGKDVAQVIPVRPDTPKMFKAALRVTTQAGMEGTFAKLKKSYGQPQDQAPPSTRHHGLAAPPTGSSLVVTVTSPKEGEELLSMEVDSGAEKKMQEDEVDTK, from the exons ATGCTTCTGGAGGGTCACTCAATCAGTCAG gagcAGAAGGTGACAATCCAGGATGAGTCCAGACAGGAAGTGGCGTTGTCATCAGAGAGCAG AAGCAGGAGGGGCGTGGTGCGTTGGATGAGTGAAGGTCTGGACAAGGTGTTTCCACCGCTCGTCGTCAACGAGAACAACCGTCAGGCCGCCACGGAG GATGCTGCGGTAGCAGCAGGTGAGACTCCGCCTTTAGGACCACTTCACGCCACCTTTGCCG CCGCGCATGTCCCGCTAGAGGAGGTGGAGTCCGAGCATCGGGACGCCGCAGACGAGGAGCCCCTCCCGTCCGG GACGGCCGAGGCAGAGAAGCAGTCCAA CAGTATCATGGGATGGATCGGCAGCGGCCTCGGGCGCCTGTTGCCTCGGCCGACGCAAAAGCAG gAAGCAGACGGGGACCTTCACGACA ccattcagaagaaGAGGGAGGCGCAACTGTCGGAGCAGGAACAGCAGCCGGCAGCAAAAGATGGCCTCGAGACGAAGCATGACAAGGAGGTGAGCCGGTGTCCGGTCACAGTGAGACTGGCATGTGCCTCCTATTCGTGTTGTGCGGTGTTGCAGGTTGGAGATGTGAGTTGGATTCCGCTGCTGGAGAACATCAAGAAGGATGCTGGCGAGGCGGTTCTGGCTCAAGTGGAGAAAAG ACTTCGGCAGCAGCGCCTGGAGGCCGCCCGCCTGGCGGAGGACGCGGCTAGGAGGGCGGCGCAGGAAGCCGTCCGACTGCTGGAGGCGGAACATTCAGCCACGATCGTCATTCAACGTCTGCCCGAGGCTAACGAGCA ACTTCCTAACATCCTGGAGGAGGAAAACGAGGACGAGCCCGA CAGGTGCCTGCCTGAAGGTGGCGCTCAAAGCTCAGACGGACCACAAGACGTCAGCGCCCTTTCTGAGAGGAAAGACCCGGCAAGTTCCGCCGGGCAG GTTGAAACTGGAGCTGAAGTTGCAGATGAAG GTCTGCAACTGGACGCGGGAAAAGCTGTGATCCTCCCTGAGATTTTCACGCCACCAGGCTGCGCCCCCATGCTGAGTGTCGTCGACCCCGCTCTGTCAAAACTCAG CGGGACCGCCAATCTCTCTgctgacgacgacgacgaagaagaGTCAGTAAGGGGAGGACTCAAGTCCTGGTCCAGTCAAGGTGACCTGCTGACTGCAGA CGTCCGTCCGGCATCGGCGGCCAGCGTTGGCAGCGTGGTGGTTCAGGACCGTCTCGGCCAGCTGGTCCGGCTCTTCAAAGGTCGGACTGAACGCCAAAAAGACCGTCTGGTTGACCCAGACGAGTCGGAGCAGGAAAGTCCCGCTACCT CTCCCAGCAAAGCTCTGccacccccaaccccacccGAAGAAGACAAGTTGGAGCCCCCCACCAccggaaaggaagaagaagaagatgagccAGCATTACACTTTCAACTTCTAAGACAGGCTGCTAAAATTCTCAAACTACCCAGCATGCCCAAATGGCTCCGAGCCATTGTGGAATTCCGGTTCCCCTCCAGCATCGACCCGTTCACTG ATTTGGTTTACGTCGTGTGGCTGTTCCTAGTGGTGGCAGCCTGGAACTGGAACGTTTGGCTGATACCCATACGCTGGGCCTTTCCCTACCAGACCCCAGAGAACCTCCACCTGTGGCTCCTGGCCGACTACACCTGCGACCTCATCTACATCGTGGACATCCTGCTCTTCCAACCCCGCTTACAATTTGTCAGCGGGGGAGACATCGTGGTCAGGGACCAAAGACACAAATTCACAATTTGTCTGCTTGTCTTTTTACATTGTCATCATTCAGTCTTCCTTCCTCATCTCACGCTATCCCATAACGTTCTGTTTCAGTGCGACAAAAAAGCCATGAGAGAAAACTACATGACCACGGAGAGGTTCAAG ATAGACGTCATCAGTCTTTTTCCCATGGAGATCTTCTACTACTGGACAGGAGTCAACTCTCTGCTTAGATTCCCTCGTCTGCTTAAg TACCACGTTTTCTTCGAGTTCAATGACAGGATGGAGGCAGTGATGAAGAAGGCCTACATCTACAG GGTGATCCGGACTTCCACCTACCTGCTGTACTCTCTGCACATCAACGCGTGCCTCTTCTACTGGGGCTCCGACTACGAAGGCTTAGGGTCCACCAAGTGGGTGTACGACGGGAAAGGCAATGC GTACATCCGCTGCTACTACTTCGCAGTGAAGACATTGATCACCATTGGCGGACTTCCGGACCCGACCACCGTCTTTGAGATCTGCTTCCAGCTCATCAACTATTTTGTCGGAGTCTTCGCTTTCTCGATCATGATCGGACAA ATGAGGGACGTGGTGGGGGCAGCCACGGCAGGCGAGAACTACTACCGGGCCTGCATGGACAGCACTACCAAGTACATGAACTCTTACAACATTCCCAACCCCGTCCAGAACCGCATCAAGACCTGGTACGACTACACGTGGAAGAGCCAAGGCATGCTAG ACGAGCAGGAGTTGCTGGTGCAGCTTCCCGCCAAAATGAGACTGGACATGGCCGTGGACGTCAACTACTCCATCGTCAGCAAGGTGGCGCTCTTCCAG GGTTGTGATCGTCAGATGGTGTTTGACATGCTGACAAGACTCAAGTCTGTGGTCTACCTGCCAGGAGACTTTGTGTGCAAGAAG ggtGAGATCGGCAGAGAAATGTACATCATCAAGCAGGGCGAGGTCCAAGTGGTTGGCGGGCCAGACCTGAAGACAGTTTTTGTCACCATCAGAGCAGGTTCAGTGTTTGGAGAGATCAG TTTGTTGGCGGGGGGCGGAGGGAACCGCCGCACCGCCAACGTGAAGGCGCATGGATTCGCCAACCTGTTCATCCTGGATAAAAAGGACCTGGCAGAGATCCTGGTCCACTATCCAGAGTCCCAGAAACTTCTCCGCAAGAAGGCCAA GACCATGCTGACCAAGGACAAGAAGCCGGACGAAAAGGGAGGCGGCAAAGACGTCGCCCAGGTCATTCCGGTCCGGCCTGACACGCCCAAAATGTTCAAGGCAGCGCTGAGGGTGACGACGCAGGCGGGAATGGAAGGAACCTTCGCCAAACTCAAGAAGAGCTACGGCCAGCCTCAGGACCAG GCTCCGCCCTCAACTCGACATCACGGCTTGGCGGCCCCGCCCACAGGCAGCTCATTGGTTGTCACCGTGACGTCTCCGAAGGAAGGGGAGGAGCTTCTGTCGATGGAAGTGGATAGTGGAGCAGAGAAGAAGATGCAGGAGGACGAAGTGGACACCAAGTAA
- the cngb1a gene encoding cyclic nucleotide-gated cation channel beta-1 isoform X11 has protein sequence MMSWLLKIVPQPPGTTQLHEPNPQTEQKVTIQDESRQEVALSSESRSRRGVVRWMSEGLDKVFPPLVVNENNRQAATEDAAVAAGETPPLGPLHATFAAAHVPLEEVESEHRDAADEEPLPSGTAEAEKQSNSIMGWIGSGLGRLLPRPTQKQEADGDLHDTIQKKREAQLSEQEQQPAAKDGLETKHDKEVSRCPVTVRLACASYSCCAVLQVGDVSWIPLLENIKKDAGEAVLAQVEKRLRQQRLEAARLAEDAARRAAQEAVRLLEAEHSATIVIQRLPEANEQLPNILEEENEDEPDRCLPEGGAQSSDGPQDVSALSERKDPASSAGQVETGAEVADEGLQLDAGKAVILPEIFTPPGCAPMLSVVDPALSKLSGTANLSADDDDEEESVRGGLKSWSSQGDLLTADVRPASAASVGSVVVQDRLGQLVRLFKGRTERQKDRLVDPDESEQESPATSPSKALPPPTPPEEDKLEPPTTGKEEEEDEPALHFQLLRQAAKILKLPSMPKWLRAIVEFRFPSSIDPFTDLVYVVWLFLVVAAWNWNVWLIPIRWAFPYQTPENLHLWLLADYTCDLIYIVDILLFQPRLQFVSGGDIVVRDQRHKFTICLLVFLHCHHSVFLPHLTLSHNVLFQCDKKAMRENYMTTERFKIDVISLFPMEIFYYWTGVNSLLRFPRLLKYHVFFEFNDRMEAVMKKAYIYRVIRTSTYLLYSLHINACLFYWGSDYEGLGSTKWVYDGKGNAYIRCYYFAVKTLITIGGLPDPTTVFEICFQLINYFVGVFAFSIMIGQMRDVVGAATAGENYYRACMDSTTKYMNSYNIPNPVQNRIKTWYDYTWKSQGMLDEQELLVQLPAKMRLDMAVDVNYSIVSKVALFQGCDRQMVFDMLTRLKSVVYLPGDFVCKKGEIGREMYIIKQGEVQVVGGPDLKTVFVTIRAGSVFGEISLLAGGGGNRRTANVKAHGFANLFILDKKDLAEILVHYPESQKLLRKKAKTMLTKDKKPDEKGGGKDVAQVIPVRPDTPKMFKAALRVTTQAGMEGTFAKLKKSYGQPQDQAPPSTRHHGLAAPPTGSSLVVTVTSPKEGEELLSMEVDSGAEKKMQEDEVDTK, from the exons ATGATGAGCTGGCTGCTCAAAATTGTTCCTCAGCCCCCCGGGACAACCCAACTCCACGAACCCAACCCCCAAACG gagcAGAAGGTGACAATCCAGGATGAGTCCAGACAGGAAGTGGCGTTGTCATCAGAGAGCAG AAGCAGGAGGGGCGTGGTGCGTTGGATGAGTGAAGGTCTGGACAAGGTGTTTCCACCGCTCGTCGTCAACGAGAACAACCGTCAGGCCGCCACGGAG GATGCTGCGGTAGCAGCAGGTGAGACTCCGCCTTTAGGACCACTTCACGCCACCTTTGCCG CCGCGCATGTCCCGCTAGAGGAGGTGGAGTCCGAGCATCGGGACGCCGCAGACGAGGAGCCCCTCCCGTCCGG GACGGCCGAGGCAGAGAAGCAGTCCAA CAGTATCATGGGATGGATCGGCAGCGGCCTCGGGCGCCTGTTGCCTCGGCCGACGCAAAAGCAG gAAGCAGACGGGGACCTTCACGACA ccattcagaagaaGAGGGAGGCGCAACTGTCGGAGCAGGAACAGCAGCCGGCAGCAAAAGATGGCCTCGAGACGAAGCATGACAAGGAGGTGAGCCGGTGTCCGGTCACAGTGAGACTGGCATGTGCCTCCTATTCGTGTTGTGCGGTGTTGCAGGTTGGAGATGTGAGTTGGATTCCGCTGCTGGAGAACATCAAGAAGGATGCTGGCGAGGCGGTTCTGGCTCAAGTGGAGAAAAG ACTTCGGCAGCAGCGCCTGGAGGCCGCCCGCCTGGCGGAGGACGCGGCTAGGAGGGCGGCGCAGGAAGCCGTCCGACTGCTGGAGGCGGAACATTCAGCCACGATCGTCATTCAACGTCTGCCCGAGGCTAACGAGCA ACTTCCTAACATCCTGGAGGAGGAAAACGAGGACGAGCCCGA CAGGTGCCTGCCTGAAGGTGGCGCTCAAAGCTCAGACGGACCACAAGACGTCAGCGCCCTTTCTGAGAGGAAAGACCCGGCAAGTTCCGCCGGGCAG GTTGAAACTGGAGCTGAAGTTGCAGATGAAG GTCTGCAACTGGACGCGGGAAAAGCTGTGATCCTCCCTGAGATTTTCACGCCACCAGGCTGCGCCCCCATGCTGAGTGTCGTCGACCCCGCTCTGTCAAAACTCAG CGGGACCGCCAATCTCTCTgctgacgacgacgacgaagaagaGTCAGTAAGGGGAGGACTCAAGTCCTGGTCCAGTCAAGGTGACCTGCTGACTGCAGA CGTCCGTCCGGCATCGGCGGCCAGCGTTGGCAGCGTGGTGGTTCAGGACCGTCTCGGCCAGCTGGTCCGGCTCTTCAAAGGTCGGACTGAACGCCAAAAAGACCGTCTGGTTGACCCAGACGAGTCGGAGCAGGAAAGTCCCGCTACCT CTCCCAGCAAAGCTCTGccacccccaaccccacccGAAGAAGACAAGTTGGAGCCCCCCACCAccggaaaggaagaagaagaagatgagccAGCATTACACTTTCAACTTCTAAGACAGGCTGCTAAAATTCTCAAACTACCCAGCATGCCCAAATGGCTCCGAGCCATTGTGGAATTCCGGTTCCCCTCCAGCATCGACCCGTTCACTG ATTTGGTTTACGTCGTGTGGCTGTTCCTAGTGGTGGCAGCCTGGAACTGGAACGTTTGGCTGATACCCATACGCTGGGCCTTTCCCTACCAGACCCCAGAGAACCTCCACCTGTGGCTCCTGGCCGACTACACCTGCGACCTCATCTACATCGTGGACATCCTGCTCTTCCAACCCCGCTTACAATTTGTCAGCGGGGGAGACATCGTGGTCAGGGACCAAAGACACAAATTCACAATTTGTCTGCTTGTCTTTTTACATTGTCATCATTCAGTCTTCCTTCCTCATCTCACGCTATCCCATAACGTTCTGTTTCAGTGCGACAAAAAAGCCATGAGAGAAAACTACATGACCACGGAGAGGTTCAAG ATAGACGTCATCAGTCTTTTTCCCATGGAGATCTTCTACTACTGGACAGGAGTCAACTCTCTGCTTAGATTCCCTCGTCTGCTTAAg TACCACGTTTTCTTCGAGTTCAATGACAGGATGGAGGCAGTGATGAAGAAGGCCTACATCTACAG GGTGATCCGGACTTCCACCTACCTGCTGTACTCTCTGCACATCAACGCGTGCCTCTTCTACTGGGGCTCCGACTACGAAGGCTTAGGGTCCACCAAGTGGGTGTACGACGGGAAAGGCAATGC GTACATCCGCTGCTACTACTTCGCAGTGAAGACATTGATCACCATTGGCGGACTTCCGGACCCGACCACCGTCTTTGAGATCTGCTTCCAGCTCATCAACTATTTTGTCGGAGTCTTCGCTTTCTCGATCATGATCGGACAA ATGAGGGACGTGGTGGGGGCAGCCACGGCAGGCGAGAACTACTACCGGGCCTGCATGGACAGCACTACCAAGTACATGAACTCTTACAACATTCCCAACCCCGTCCAGAACCGCATCAAGACCTGGTACGACTACACGTGGAAGAGCCAAGGCATGCTAG ACGAGCAGGAGTTGCTGGTGCAGCTTCCCGCCAAAATGAGACTGGACATGGCCGTGGACGTCAACTACTCCATCGTCAGCAAGGTGGCGCTCTTCCAG GGTTGTGATCGTCAGATGGTGTTTGACATGCTGACAAGACTCAAGTCTGTGGTCTACCTGCCAGGAGACTTTGTGTGCAAGAAG ggtGAGATCGGCAGAGAAATGTACATCATCAAGCAGGGCGAGGTCCAAGTGGTTGGCGGGCCAGACCTGAAGACAGTTTTTGTCACCATCAGAGCAGGTTCAGTGTTTGGAGAGATCAG TTTGTTGGCGGGGGGCGGAGGGAACCGCCGCACCGCCAACGTGAAGGCGCATGGATTCGCCAACCTGTTCATCCTGGATAAAAAGGACCTGGCAGAGATCCTGGTCCACTATCCAGAGTCCCAGAAACTTCTCCGCAAGAAGGCCAA GACCATGCTGACCAAGGACAAGAAGCCGGACGAAAAGGGAGGCGGCAAAGACGTCGCCCAGGTCATTCCGGTCCGGCCTGACACGCCCAAAATGTTCAAGGCAGCGCTGAGGGTGACGACGCAGGCGGGAATGGAAGGAACCTTCGCCAAACTCAAGAAGAGCTACGGCCAGCCTCAGGACCAG GCTCCGCCCTCAACTCGACATCACGGCTTGGCGGCCCCGCCCACAGGCAGCTCATTGGTTGTCACCGTGACGTCTCCGAAGGAAGGGGAGGAGCTTCTGTCGATGGAAGTGGATAGTGGAGCAGAGAAGAAGATGCAGGAGGACGAAGTGGACACCAAGTAA